CGCCGCGCGACCTGGCCTACAAGGTGCACACCGACCTCGGGAAGACGTTCCTTTACGCGGTGAACGCGAGAACCCACAGGCGCGTTGGGGAGGACTACGAGCTGGAGTTCAACGACATCATCAAGATAGTAGCTACTGCCCGCTGACCTTACATTCTTTCCATTTTCTCGCGGATGAGTTCCTGGTAGAGCCTCGGCTCGACGTCCTCCTCGCCCAGTCCAAGCCCTCGGGCGGTCTCCCAGATTTTGCGCTTCGCTTCCTCGACGTCATCAGAGATGACCTCTATGTCGAGAAAGGCCCCAAGCCCCTCGACCTCGCTCAGCTCGAAGGTAACGTCGCCGAGACGGTAGACGAGGCGCCTCTTTTTGACCACGACGTCTTCCTTAAAGCCGAGGCGCTTCAGTATCTCAAGGGTCGTTTCGAAGCTGCTCACCTCGACCTCAAGCTCGTCGAACTCCTCGTTCCTGCCCGGGTCAGCTATGCGCTTATAGGTCAGAAAAGAACGGTTTAGATTGCCTATCCTCCTCACCCTCAGGAGCTCGGGAAG
This Thermococcus cleftensis DNA region includes the following protein-coding sequences:
- the cyaB gene encoding class IV adenylate cyclase, whose protein sequence is MEVEVKFRVDFSSARRAIESIGAAFVREEIQEDVYLSAPLPELLRVRRIGNLNRSFLTYKRIADPGRNEEFDELEVEVSSFETTLEILKRLGFKEDVVVKKRRLVYRLGDVTFELSEVEGLGAFLDIEVISDDVEEAKRKIWETARGLGLGEEDVEPRLYQELIREKMERM